The Bacillus thuringiensis region TAGAAGAGGAACAAGATCAAATGAAAGGGTTTGATCTTGGAATCGACGATTATACTACGAAATCTTTTTCTTTTCATGTTTTGATGAGACGAGTCGAAGCAGTACTGAGAAGAAGTAATAATCAAAGTACGGATAATCATTTTGTATTTAGAGAACTGCATGTTGATGGCGATGCATATAAAGTATATGTAAATAAAGCTGAAGTTCCCTTAACGACAAAAGAATTTGAAATTTTGCAACTACTACTTCAAAATGAAAAAAAGGTACTCACAAGAGAAAATATCGTAGAAAAAGTTTGGGGATATGAGTATGCCGGAGACACACGAATGATTGATACGCATATGAAAAACATACGAAAAAAATTAGATATACCCTATATTAAAACTGTAAAGGGCATTGGTTATAAAATTGATGAATAGGATTGTAAAAATCATGAAGATGAAGAAAATTACCTATAAACTCTTTATGACTACATCCCTCATTTTGTTAGCCTTTGCAACACTAATTTACTTAACGTTATACTTCTTTCTCCCTACATTTTATGAGCAGTATAAAACAAATCAGCTTCAAACAGGAACAGAAGAAATAATTTCCAAATCTAAAGATCTTACGATTCAAAATGCCACACCACTTATTGATGAATACGCACAAAAAAATAACGCAATGATCTACCTCCAAAATAATAAAGGAACAATTATTTATTCTCCTTTTCTTCAAAGTACTGTCCAAGGAGGTACTATTCAAGAAGGTTACGCTAAAGCAGTACCAATAAATAATTTGGAATATTCTCTCAATTCATATGAGGTTACTGAGCCAATACAATTCCAAGATGTTAATTTAACGCTTGTGGTGTTCGCAACATTTCAACCAATCGATGAAGCTTCACAGGTTTTGGTACGTTTTCTACCCTATATTAGTATCATTGTACTGGTTATTGGTTTAGGAAGTGCTTATCTCTATTCAAGGTTTATTACTAAACCACTTATTTATATTAATAAAGGTGCACAAAAGATGGCAAATTTGGATTTCTCCGAAAAAATTGAGATTCGTTCTATGGATGAATTAGGGGAATTGTCCAATAGCTTGAATGATATGTCCATAAATTTACAACAGGCAATTTTTGATTTACAAAAAGCGAATCAGCAATTAAAAAGTGATATTGAAAAAGAAAGAGAAATAGAAACAAAGCGAAGGGAATTCTTTGCTATTGTAGCACATGAATTAAAAACTCCTCTTACTGTTATGAAAGGATACTTAGAAGGAATGATATATAATATCGGCCCTTATCAAAATCGTGACCAGTATTTAAAGAAAAATTATCAAATAATTGAAAGTCTGGAACAACTGGTTCGCGAAATTTTAAGCATGTCAAAATTGGAACAGCATACCTTTAAACTTCAAGTGGAAGAAGTAAATCTTTCGAAATCAATAGATACAATCACAAAAAATCTCGAATTTTTCGCTTCTCAAAAAGGCATTCAAATAATAAAAGAAATCAATTCTGACATTTTTATTTATACAGATTGTGTTCTTTTAGAAAAAGCTTGTAAAAACATCATTCATAATGCAATTATGTATTCACCGCACAACGAAAAAGTCTATATAAAGTTAACAAAGGAGTCTAAACAAAACAACATTCAAATGCAAGTTGTCAATAC contains the following coding sequences:
- a CDS encoding response regulator transcription factor, which produces MKNYHILVVEDDQKIQELIKQFLMTQQYKVIVASDGLEGMKQFNKQSFDLILLDAMMPNLNGFEVAKMIRSQSNIPIIMLTALEEEQDQMKGFDLGIDDYTTKSFSFHVLMRRVEAVLRRSNNQSTDNHFVFRELHVDGDAYKVYVNKAEVPLTTKEFEILQLLLQNEKKVLTRENIVEKVWGYEYAGDTRMIDTHMKNIRKKLDIPYIKTVKGIGYKIDE
- a CDS encoding sensor histidine kinase, yielding MKMKKITYKLFMTTSLILLAFATLIYLTLYFFLPTFYEQYKTNQLQTGTEEIISKSKDLTIQNATPLIDEYAQKNNAMIYLQNNKGTIIYSPFLQSTVQGGTIQEGYAKAVPINNLEYSLNSYEVTEPIQFQDVNLTLVVFATFQPIDEASQVLVRFLPYISIIVLVIGLGSAYLYSRFITKPLIYINKGAQKMANLDFSEKIEIRSMDELGELSNSLNDMSINLQQAIFDLQKANQQLKSDIEKEREIETKRREFFAIVAHELKTPLTVMKGYLEGMIYNIGPYQNRDQYLKKNYQIIESLEQLVREILSMSKLEQHTFKLQVEEVNLSKSIDTITKNLEFFASQKGIQIIKEINSDIFIYTDCVLLEKACKNIIHNAIMYSPHNEKVYIKLTKESKQNNIQMQVVNTGIKIKEEDIQHIFKPFYRIEKSRNRNTGGSGLGLYIVKQIFESLFITYSMSNTKQGVQFWVTIPLSIK